The genomic interval CCTGTGGAGTGCCGATGTAGGTGGTGATGCTGGCTGAAGTCCTGTTGCTGATCCTGACAGACTGGGGCCTGCCAGTCAGaaagtccaaaagccagtcacAGAGGGTGGGGTGCAGGCCGAGTGTGGAGAGTTTgtgggtgagtttgtgtgggatgactgtattgaaggctgagctgtagtcaacaaagagcatcctgatgtaggagtctttgttttccaggtgggagagggagTAGTGAAGGGCAGCAGCGACTGCGTCCGAGGTGGATCTGTTGTGGCGGTAGGCGTACTGCAGGGGGTCCAGTGTGTCCGGTATGCTGTCTTGTATGTGGGCCAGCACcactctctcaaagcacttcataatgATTGGAGTGAGTGCTACTGGTCTGTAGTCATTCAGGCTGGTGGGGGGGGCTCTTCTTAGGGATGGGGACAGTGACTGTCCTTTTGTAGCAGGTGGGAACAATgctctggctgagagagagattgaaaatgGAGGTCAGTACATTAGCCAGCTCGTTCGCACATGCTCTGAGGGCCCGCCCAGGAATCTTGTCTGGTCCTGGTGCCTTGCGGGGGTTGATCTTTCTCAGAGCTCTGCAAACCTGGCCTGTTGATACTGACAGAGGGGGGGACAGGGGTtgtgtgggctgtgtgtgtgtgagcctcTCGGTGCTAGTGCTGGAGGTTTCGAAGCGGGTGTAGAAGGTGATGAGGTCGTCCGGTAGGCTGtctgtggagctgatgttgctggtgatggtcctgtaTTCTGTGATGTGTTGTAGGCCTTGCCACATCTGCCTGGAGTCAGTGATGTCTTCAATTAGAAACAGTAAACAGTCGAGCTGACAGATGCTTTTATACCGTTCATCGCTGACTGGGTGAATACAGCTGCCGTACAAACGCTCTTTCAATCTCCGCTTTCCAGAGCTCGTGTCGCTTGGCGTTACCGGAGCCGGTTATGAGGAGCCCGGCCGCTTCCTATTTCAACAGGACTGCtaaccagcagagggcgcccgtgagtgagtcctcaatagatggaagtgaatggagctcaaaaCAAGAAgctaaaatagtttctaatcactcgcccagaactttcctttagttttagaaagtagacggatgtatttcactaaaacaaCTAAGAAAACTCACCTGCATGTTTCCTTTtactacagcaaacgggtttcgggcaggaggcgggctttactgctcgattgatgggcgagcggagcagctcattggctgttcgcgctcactgacgtcatgaatgATGCGCCGTTTTAAACCCCTataactcttaaaaatataacagcgatGTTAACGTGATTTATTATATTCACTGTTCAGGaaataattgtattattttacgttaaaaatgtttcagcttttctatgattttgctcaaatgctccgtATCAACCCACTCATTTCGGACTTGCtctggagcgccctctagtgtttgggACAACCGGAAGACCTTGAAGTGcaggaattctcctctctacaaatGTCCTGTTACCTTTTCAATGAATCCGCCCAAGGACCTGATTCCTCTCAAAGGGAACGTGAATTTCAGGGGGAACTGAATCTGATACAACACCGGCGTTAGCACAGCTGCAGCTGCAGGCCAGTAACTACAAAAGCACCCTAGCCTGTGCACACTGATCTCAGTTGAGAAAGCAGTTCTGACAGGAAACACCGAAGTGATCCTGGAGTTTATACTGAAAATaccttttaggccaaaaccataaacaaaacaatggcTCAGGTGTCGAGCAACGCATTCATATTCGTCTTGTGTAATAACTTAACGGCATGTGGCTTCTAGAACCTTTAAATGCTTCCGACGTCTGGCTCCTAGTGCTATAATAGTGACCAACTctgactgtaaatttctctagaaacactgaatgattttgttcacaTCTAAAACACCAAATGTCTGAGTAATTGTGCAAACtaggtggagttcccctttataATAGACCAATATTGGGCAGCACCAGTCTAGTGGAAATGATCTGGTTCATAGGAATCACATACCTTACCCGTGACAAACACAAGACACATCATCTTCTTAAAACAAATTGTCCAAGTTCTTTTAATGTCTTTAGTTTATTAAGCTTATAATATCCTCAAGAATTCTTCACCTGAGAAATTGTCATGTAGCATTTTCATTATAAGTGAgatataaattacattaaaaactatTTAGATTTGATCAGTGCTTTCAAAGCAATAGTCCATCACATGCctatttgctcattttctccAGTCTGAGAAAATATAGCAATGTAAAACTGTCTTATTTGTCACTTAAACTGTCACTTTATTGTTTCTTTagaatttttaaacaataatcAGTGAAATGCCCCCTTTAATGTAACTTTCTGGGAGGCCAGATCAAACATCCTTAAGGGCCAACTCAGGGCTGCCGCAGTCGAGTTGAAATGCTGTGCCTCCTAGTGACAGCACATAAGAATCACAACCCTTACACATTACAAAAACAGGACATCCACAtgatctttttaaaatgttttaaaagtttttaagaGGCTTCACTTTAATATTCTCATGTTTTTGCAAatttgcagtttttcagtgCTTTCAAAGGAATAGTCGGTCACATGCCTTCCCCATTTTCCCCAGTCTAAacaaaacagtaacaaaacacaCGACAATGTAAAACTGCCTAAGAAAGTGCTCTGGCAGTAACTCTCTCTGTGGCTCTTTTTTCTTTAAGGTTAAGCTTTTTTGAAGAAGGAATCCAGAGTGGAGACGCCATCCGCTGCTTTGACTCTCTTTGCCTGTGGTCCAGCCTGGGTTTTGGACCTGCTCTTTCCACGTGAAGACTGGGGTGTTCCAGCCCTGAGGGCGTCGCTGGAGGAGGCAGAGGTTGACgatgaggaggagaaggagtTCTGCAGATCCAGAGCAAAGTGATAGTCAGTGTGTTCTGGCATTTCCCACATCAACACTTCTTGTCCGCAGCGTTCACAAGTGTGAAAATCCTCTTTTGTGTCTTTAAAGCCGGAGCGTTCAGGACGGCTTGTATCATCCGGTACAGTTTCTGTAGATGAGGAGTACGACCCTCCTGAAGAACCCTGAAGAACCCTGTCTGAGCCAGCAGTGCTTTCCTTCACCCAGTCAGACTCTTTGCTATGTGGGTTCCCGTTCACCACCTCCGTGTTTTTCTCCAAACTCTTCCTCTGGAAGAAAGATGAAATCGCAGTATTAGACCCTCCTGCTGCTTTCTGAGCAGAAGGGCTGGAGCCGTTCTCCAAAAGAGGAGCACAGGAAGATGAAGCAGGGTCATTAAGTTCTTCCTTTTTCAAGGTTCTCTCTGCCTTCTTCTTTTCAGCAGATTTCTGGAAAAGGGTCTGGATGGCCCCTGGCTTCTTAGCTGCTGGTTCTGTTTTAGATGGCGACTGAGTGGGGGCCTGGAGACACTGTGTTGCTGCCACATCACTGCTGAGGAAACTGGCAATTCCTCCTGATGATGTTTCGCTGAACTTGCTGGCAGACAGATGGAGACAGGTGAGGGCTGGAGACCTGTGAGGACAAACAAAGGCATACAAGGTGCATCAGCTACTGGATTTCAGGCCAAAACCTGGGCTCAGGGAACAATACCTTGTTTTTATGTATAATGCTCaactacactgtaaatgagggtcaaCCTCAATGTACTCAAAGGTTTAAATAAAGGCTGATTGCTGAACAGGAAAGCTAGTGTCACATGATGTGGTATACTTACAGGACAGGAAATTGCCCTGTATGTATATGTTCTTATGAATCTTTGTTGAcaaataattgcatttaaaaaaatgtttcataaaTACCTTATCTTGTTGGACATGTACATTTTTGTATTACCTGTCAAGCAGCCCCTCGGTGGCTTGTTCATGTATAAATAATCGTAACACCCGATTTCCTGTTATGTGAAAGACCCAATCCGCTTAActcttaatataataataataatatataactaaTAATAGCATTTTGATCCTTCATATGTGGAATATGGATAAAGTGCACTTAAAATCCAAAAACAGGTTACCAGTATCATCTaaaaaaaaggtattttaaAGTATTAATTATTGGTTGTAAAATTGTTTTGAACTGAAATCTTTCAAACTGAAACTAAAATGAACACGCCTTTTACTGATTAAAGAACGCATTCAATACCTTACACCCCTTTTACATCTTTCATTCCTAATTTGCACTGTTAGTATGTTTATGTTACTTCCTTTAGGAGGTATAAGGAGTAAGTACTCACCACGCCTCCTGATGGCTGCCTGCAATATTGAGGCTCTTAATGATGGCAAAGCTGTCAGCGGAGATTTTAGAGACTTCATATCTTGCCAGAGCACAGCAGCGGGAGAAACTGCACGGCCTCTTATCTCCAGCCTGACGGACACCCACGGTCAGCAACTTGGCCACCCGACTGTTCTACAGAGTAAGGATTAAAGACATCTGTATGACAGGAGATGGTGGGACAGACTGAATATGAAAAAGCTTCTACAGAACAGCTCTTACCATATCGCGATCCTTATTTAGTCTCTCCTCCAGCTCCAGGGCGAGCTGGTGGAGCCAGTGCTGGACCTGAAAAGGAGAAAGGGGAAAGAGATGAAGAGTGCATGAAAATCAGGCTGTGTAAATAATGGATATGCTGTATTATACATTAACAGAATCATTACCTGAGTTTTTGTAGCCAGAGCAGTCTTTCCTGGAAAATTCTTGCTGCAGCCGATGGATTTGGGGAGCTGTCTGGGCTTCACCGGCTCAAACTCAATCCCTCTGCACAAGTCATACAGCCACTGCCTGAAGGACGACATAACATTTGATTCAAGTCATCCACACAGCCTCACACATTTACTAAGGTAAGGCCTAGCAGCGGTTAGCAGCATTTGGTGAGAAAAACACGCTAAAGGAGCTGCTTACCTGAACGGCTGAGCTACCACTGTGTGGTTACTTACAGTCTGCGTTAATGTTATTAAGAGAGCAGAAAGAACCCTTGGCCTCTTGGAGCAACGATAGCATTTAACCTCAatttagcctttagcatagcaGCCCACTAGCAGAGCCTGTGTGTCCACTAGCTCGCCTGTAGCGCACCTCCATCGGTCACCTGTATCGTTCTGTTGCTTCAACCAAGCCagaaaaaacactcaaaagTTGTTGATACTGACACCGTGAAAGATGGTGATATTTACTAAAGTGGCGCTCAGAGATGCAGCACAAGTGAACAAGACGCACAAGTGAAATGACTCGAGAAATTTGGATCTGaaacaaaattcagtttttgagccaaagaagctgctgtgtaAACACCACAGGTTTCTTTGTATATTGTTCAGCTCTGATTTTAACTGTTCTGCAAAATAGATATTTTACATTTGCGCAAGTTGTTAAACATGGTTCTTATTACCAATTATGTAACAGCTAGtactaaatatatacagtaaataagAATAACATTTGAAGCATCTAATAAACATAATCCAACATATAAATCCCATCTAGTGAaagagtttgttttatttgtgatgaACATAGATTtcaccaaaataaaatatttgagaAAACATAAGTGTATAAATATCAGGACACATGTGAGTTAGGTTAGATAGAGTTAGTATTAGTATTGGTACTCTGTATCAGCTGATAGTAAAGGATCAGGTATCGCTATCGGAAGGGGAAAAGTAGAATCGGTGCACCTCTAGTTAGTCCCTGTTTATATGAGTTCTACTGTGATCCAATTAAGACAAGACGTTTACATTCGCCCTTTTCAGATGCAGCTTTCGCGTACAGATATTGATCTGATTTCATTTACCTGTGAAACTATACTGTCTTTTATATCAGGCCGGTGTGGCGCCAGAGCAGAATAGGCAAAGTCTATACACAGGCCTGtcacaataaatacataataatttaataaattactTGAGCTGATCGCAATTACTTACGCTAACCCCAGCTATTTTCAACAGGTGTTAACTTTCCCAATCATATGTTTACATTGCAAAAATGGATTATGTTTCATCCACTGGGTTCAGGTAAATCCACATAAATAATAAGAATcatcagaagaagaaggaggttACGTTTATACAGCTCCTTACAGTCGCATTACAGAggcataaagaaaaaacagtgagCAGAAGGATGAAAATATGGAGAAAAAGGTAGGTGTTAAGTTGACCTTTGAAGGAAGAAAGGGAGGGACAGTCCTAAgagattattttaatttgttgcaTAGTTTGGGGGCCATGATGCTGAAAGATCTGATTTCAGCAGTGACCAGACTAAATTTTGTGACAGATAAACAACCTGTATCAGAAGACCTGAGTGTTCAGGCATTATAGATGCAGGCGCTCATTCAAGATAATCTGGTGTTGGCCATCTGTATGTTAGCAGGAGGAGTTTAAACTGGATGTGAAGCAGGACAGATAACCAGAGTTGGGGCAGTATGAGCTGATtttagagggagagagaaagagagagggggatagagagTGTTCTAGCAGCTGAGTTTTGCAAATACTGAAGAGGGCAGATGGTTTTGTTTGGGACACCAATGGGAAGGCAGTTGCAAGAATCTAAGCAAGATGATATAAAAGCATGAATGAGAGTTTCATTATCTTTCATGCAGAGGAAGAAGCAAAGATGAGCAACATTAaggagatgaaaaaaaaaaggtgttttgAACTGAAAGCTAATATGAGGTTCTAAAGAAAGGACACGATCAAAACGTACACCTATGTTACAAACTACATTTGAAGGTTTAACAGTCTCGCCGTCAAGGTTAAGTGTGGAATCAGTGGAATTTGCAATCACAGACAGAGTAAAATTTTAGTTTAATCAGTGTTTAAGAAAGTTAATATTCATCCTTTAGAGGTCATTTGTCAAGACAGATCATAAGtcttataataaaaattaaaataaataaataaataaaataacacaccAGAACTTCTGGCTTGGTGCTTTAGTACGTTTAGAGGGCAGGGTtgactcattttctttttgattttttgCTTGAGCTCAAGGGTTGAATGGTCCTTTCAAAAACAAGGAGGTCTCACATACTTTATCcaattattagtattatagtAGTATTTTTCCTTCTGCTCACTTGACTGGACTCATCAGTGCTGTGGCTATTTCCTCTGACATCACAGACTCAATCCCTTTGCCTAGTAGCTCTTACCCAGTCTTTTCTCCAAAGTTCTCCTCCAGCTGTGAGCGTGTAAACTCTGTTAGTTCTCCCATGTTCTCCACCCCTAAAGTCTCTGTGATGGAAACCCCCAGCTTTCCTCCCAGGTTACGACTGAAAGACAACCACACAGCTCCATCACACATTGCGACTTCGTACAACCAGACAGTCTTATTTGTTAAGAATCATACATTTTACTGATGGGCAGAGTCCTGAAGAGCTCGGATACTGATCCTAGAGGCAGGATGGTCTGTCGATTGGGCTTGTTGAGGCCACATGCAAGTTTGGCCAATACCTGCAATCAGAGTTTTTCCACTTAAGGCTACATGTTGACAGTTTTCAGAACTACAAAGAAATGTGCTGTGAATCTTCAACTGTTTCCAAAAAGTAAAGCGGTCACCTTATTGTGAGAAATGCCTGCAGAGCAGCGGAACCCAGTGTGTTCCTCCACAGCGGCCCGCATTTCCTCCACTATCAGCGCCCCCACAGCCAACCACAGCTCTGCACAGTCCATCTGAGAACAGGGGGGCAGCGTGTCCAGCCACTGCTGCAGACCCAGAGACctctttttctctatatatatacagataaGAGGAGTATCAGTGAAACTTCAGCAACTACAAACAGCAACAGATGTTATtttgctctcttcctcttccactaaaatattttgcacaatttcccccatggctgagcagctgcatctaagccttacatcatcaagcgcaatgcagtggagacgtgttctctggattgATGAATCATGCCTCTGTGTCTGGCAAttcaatggacgagtctgggtttggcggttgccaggacaacagtacttgtctgactgcattgtgccaagtgtaaagtttggtggaggagggattatggtgtggggttgtttttcaggagttgggctcggccccttagttccattgATTGAACTCTTAATGCtgcagcaccaagagattttggacaatttcatgctcccaactctgtgggaacagtttggggcaAAACACCCAAAAGCTGCACAGTTTGAGGATGTAATGTCATATGTAAAGCACACTACGCTTGGAATTTTACTGTTTGTTGCTGAACTTATACAATCAAAACATCTTTTGGTTGAGGTTCCTTCTGCTGTgttcactgcttttgtgatttcccttttttaatatttgattgTTAAGACTTACATATTTAATAACAGATAAACTATTTCACTTGCCATTTTGGAATCCGTGACAGAAaccatacaaaaaaaaagtctgggtTCTTTCCCTTTAacaatgccaaaaaaaaagctACCCGAGTGCTTCCTCACCATGTGAGGAAGTCTGAGTTACTTTGGAGAAAATGCAAtttgtattttcaaaaaatgaCCCCCAAGTTTGAAATCATTGACATGCTGCTGTCTTTTGACCGTTCAACTGACTAAATGTTGCACTAATTGGGATTAATAACTTTAAGAATAATTATTATGCAGTTTCTATTTCAAAGTTACAAAATTTTAGTTTGTGcaattgtgttattttataatgtaatataatactGATCCAGGTGGCTGTAGTCCCAATCTCTACTATTTATGAATGCCTAcgtatcagcatcagcagatacatgaaaaatactGCATATTGACATCGGACCACAACCGCCACATCAGTACCTCTCTCTTCGGTTGATAAAAGCTATTACTTGTAATGTACATTAGTCACGTGGCTCCAGCACAAAAGTACAGAAACAAACTTTAGGTTCAAAATGTGCCTTGAATGATCAACATTTAAGAAAAAGGGAAATACTGTGGGGAAAACTGAGGCTCTAGATTCTGAGAAACAGTCTACAATCGGTCAAAATACCATTTTCCACATGATACTGATAACACACCTTTGTCCACGAACACATCTCCAGTTTGTGAAAGCTCTGCGGTGCTAAGAGGAAAGCCTTGGACGTAAGAGGTCTTCAGAAGGTGGGGTTCGATCCGTTCAGTCCTCAGGTCCTTCAGTCTTTCCTGTACACTGGCAGTGAGGTCCATGTAGGCTTCATCAATACTGGCTCTCTCAATGACCGCAAAGCGGGACATCACCTCAATCACCTCCACGCTGGCTTCCCTGTAACTGTCCACAAAGAGAAGCTTCAAGCTGCTGAACGCTGCGGTGGGAAAGAACTCGGTGGACAGAAAACTCATGGGAGCTTACTGGGTAAGATCAGCCTTTCCATGAGACTCTCTCACTCGAGCCACCTGAAGATCTGGACACAGTTTCTTAGCGTCATCTGCCCACATATTTCTAGTGACACCGTGGGCTCTGGCTTCGTAACTGACAGCTATGATACTGAAAATGATcatacacaacaacaacaacaacaacgtcAGTGACTGGAAATCACAGAGGAAAATGTTCCACACGTTCATGTAACACACAATTCAATACCACTTTATTTAATATGCATTAATTGGTCTTTTTTCAGCAGAACATTAAATTAGGCAGATATTAAGACAGAAAAACGTTTCATTAAGTGAACTAGAGCTTTATAGCTCAGCACTAGTGATCTCACCCTCCTCCCCTCCAGGACTTGTACTGAGCTACGACGCAGGGTTTGTTCCTCAGCTCGGGCTTCATTCTCTGCTCCACCTGCACATAAAAGCAGTCCATGTCCACCAGGGCGACCACTCTGTCCTTACCCAACTCCATCACACCGCTCAGGAAGGGTCAGTGTGGAGACACTGGCTGCTGGTCAGTCTTTCCGCTAGAAAACcggagaaaaacacacacagagttcaCCCGCAGAAAGCTTCCCCACTCTCACTGCGGGATCTGAACTAGCAGAGGTTATTCAGAAGATTCGTGAAACGTTAAAACCCTAAAATTCACATTTCTGTGCCAAACATTTCGCGCCTTAGTTACGACCGCTGCTTCTTCTTCCTTATGGCGGTTGTTTAACAACGTTTAGCGCACGACCGCCACCTACAGGAAAGGAGTTTGAGTGCGGATAACTTACCCTTATATCTGTATTTAGAAACATCTTAAGCAAGTCTGTTACCATTagataataaacacacagccttATAGTCAACGCCGCCCACCTGTTCTTAGAGCGGTCAGGTCGCCCCCTGCTTTAGGTTAACACgtattaaagggaaactccgccgctttttcaaaagttctggATAATTTTAGTGATTAAGAAATTTACACCCTGTCCGGACTCAAGAGCACCCCGTCCTCTGTCCTCCGCTCCAAAGTCCCAGGCGATGTGGAAAAGCGTTACTAATTCATTAATGTTAAGTTAAAGTTTTAGTTTTAATCTAGTCTCTTCTCTTATGTCAAAAAAGCAttcttgtaaaaagtcaaagaaaGATGAAAAGCCAAACTTCAGCCGCAGGTTCAGTTTTTAAAGGAAGGAAACGGCTTTCTTCGTTTACTAAGTTCCAACTGATAAGGTGGCTCCAAAAATGCAAagacaatacaaacacattttactttATATCCCTCTGGGTGAGTTTATCACCCCTCCCTGGGGTGATTTCATCACACCTCCTTTTTTAATGTCCCTGGACTCAAGTTCTGATTCCCAATATGTCTAATTTTCCTGAGATGTCTGTTAaccattatttctttttattattaattttctcGGCCTTGTTTTATCAGGTCTTCCTGTCCTCCCTGAAGCCGTTGTTTGTAACACTTTCTTATTAATTTGGCTGAAAGACCGGTTCTTACCACCCCTTATCAGCTAGTCTTCCTATTCCCAGCCAGCTTCTACTGTACATGCAGTGTTTTCTCACTCTCCCTGACCTTCCAGCTGTTTTCCTACCACAAAGGCTCCTTTCCTTACAATACCCTGCTTTATGTCTTTCCAAGCTAATGATTATTACAAAACTTTTAATAATTAGGATTCATGGACAATTTTCTTGACAAccctcagatttctttacagtggtggcgataggaaccaggggtctcctAGACTGCAACATAAAAACCtacacacatcttctgagtttctaTATGAAATGGTGATGAAATTGTCTcgcaacaccctgcatgtatccctccgccatggttttatattaagcttatttcatttagtAAGCAGTCATTTTGCTCCTTAATCTGTGtagatatttataaaaaatgagCATCTTGTTATACCTGAAGTTAGGTTGTTTTTTGCCAGCTGCTTGTTCGCATTTtcctgctgcactgtttaaggtggaatgggaaaactcgaacaagaagctggcgagtaAGAACTTTGGTTGAGTAATAAGGAAGTCGTGGCCGATTAAACCTGAGACTCGTCATCTCTCAATATAACTGAATTTCACAAGCGGATCTGGACCGCCCCAATATGGCGGTCGCGCAGACGTATCGCCTCCCATACAGAACAACAGGCGACATATGTATGTGCACTGTACTGTCAAAAAAGtggtattacaacaaagtggaagtgattgggaacgatagcaactcagccacaaagtatTAGGCTGCATAAAATGGCAGAGACACaaagtgcacagaggtcaccaactttctgcagagtcaatcactacgacctccaaacttcatgtggccttcagatc from Pygocentrus nattereri isolate fPygNat1 chromosome 5, fPygNat1.pri, whole genome shotgun sequence carries:
- the polh gene encoding DNA polymerase eta yields the protein MELGKDRVVALVDMDCFYVQVEQRMKPELRNKPCVVAQYKSWRGGGIIAVSYEARAHGVTRNMWADDAKKLCPDLQVARVRESHGKADLTHYREASVEVIEVMSRFAVIERASIDEAYMDLTASVQERLKDLRTERIEPHLLKTSYVQGFPLSTAELSQTGDVFVDKEKKRSLGLQQWLDTLPPCSQMDCAELWLAVGALIVEEMRAAVEEHTGFRCSAGISHNKVLAKLACGLNKPNRQTILPLGSVSELFRTLPISKIRNLGGKLGVSITETLGVENMGELTEFTRSQLEENFGEKTGQWLYDLCRGIEFEPVKPRQLPKSIGCSKNFPGKTALATKTQVQHWLHQLALELEERLNKDRDMNSRVAKLLTVGVRQAGDKRPCSFSRCCALARYEVSKISADSFAIIKSLNIAGSHQEAWSPALTCLHLSASKFSETSSGGIASFLSSDVAATQCLQAPTQSPSKTEPAAKKPGAIQTLFQKSAEKKKAERTLKKEELNDPASSSCAPLLENGSSPSAQKAAGGSNTAISSFFQRKSLEKNTEVVNGNPHSKESDWVKESTAGSDRVLQGSSGGSYSSSTETVPDDTSRPERSGFKDTKEDFHTCERCGQEVLMWEMPEHTDYHFALDLQNSFSSSSSTSASSSDALRAGTPQSSRGKSRSKTQAGPQAKRVKAADGVSTLDSFFKKA